A part of Syntrophorhabdaceae bacterium genomic DNA contains:
- the thrS gene encoding threonine--tRNA ligase, protein MQNTGTHTTEDLEMLRHSTSHLMAQAVRELFPGVKVAIGPSIENGFYYDFDYDPGFTEEDLPKIEAKMHEIASKDIPIEKKVLKKDNAIEMFRKMGEIYKVDLLNAISDPEVSTYTQGSFTDLCRGPHLPSTGKIKAFKLLSLAGAYWRGDEKNKMLTRIYGTAFPDEGSLNKYMDFLEEVKKRDHRKLGKELELFSISDEVGAGLVIYHPNGALLRYLLEDFERKEHLKRGYQFVMGPHILKLDMWKRSGHLDNYKDFMYFTRIDDVDYGIKPMNCLSHIMVYNSKVRSYRDLPLRYFELGTVSRHEKSGVLHGLMRVREFTQDDAHIFLRPDQLHQEILAIIQFVQDVMGIFGFDYEMEISTRPEKSIGTDEDWEKAEKALKEVLDDQKLPYEINEGDGAFYGPKIDVKLKDAIGRKWQCATIQCDFALPERFDLHYTDSDGKRKRPVMLHRVILGAIERFIGVLIEHYGGRFPVWLSPTQVIIMSITDEQEP, encoded by the coding sequence ATGCAAAATACGGGAACACACACCACAGAAGACCTTGAGATGCTCCGCCACAGCACCTCTCACCTCATGGCACAGGCCGTACGGGAGCTTTTTCCGGGGGTTAAGGTAGCAATCGGCCCGTCCATCGAGAACGGCTTTTACTATGATTTTGACTATGATCCGGGCTTCACCGAAGAAGACCTGCCGAAGATAGAGGCAAAGATGCACGAAATCGCCTCGAAGGACATTCCCATCGAGAAGAAGGTCCTGAAAAAAGACAATGCCATCGAGATGTTCAGAAAAATGGGTGAAATATATAAGGTAGATCTCCTGAACGCGATCAGCGACCCGGAAGTCAGCACCTATACCCAGGGTTCTTTCACGGACCTCTGCAGGGGGCCGCACCTTCCATCAACAGGAAAGATAAAGGCATTCAAGCTCTTAAGCCTTGCCGGCGCTTACTGGAGGGGCGACGAGAAGAACAAGATGCTTACCAGGATATACGGGACAGCCTTCCCCGACGAGGGATCGCTCAATAAATACATGGATTTTCTCGAAGAGGTGAAAAAGAGAGACCATCGCAAGCTCGGCAAAGAGCTCGAGCTTTTCAGCATCTCCGACGAGGTCGGCGCGGGGCTTGTCATATACCATCCGAACGGCGCCCTGCTCCGGTATCTCCTTGAAGACTTCGAGAGAAAAGAACACCTGAAGAGAGGCTACCAGTTCGTAATGGGCCCGCACATACTGAAGCTCGATATGTGGAAACGGTCAGGCCATCTCGACAACTATAAGGATTTCATGTATTTCACCAGGATAGACGACGTGGATTACGGCATCAAGCCCATGAACTGCCTCTCCCACATCATGGTATACAACTCCAAGGTCAGGAGCTACAGGGACCTTCCGCTTCGCTACTTCGAGCTCGGCACCGTGTCGCGGCACGAAAAATCCGGCGTCCTCCACGGGCTCATGAGGGTACGGGAATTTACCCAGGACGACGCCCATATCTTCCTCCGTCCCGACCAGCTTCACCAGGAGATATTGGCTATCATTCAATTTGTCCAGGACGTGATGGGTATCTTCGGCTTTGATTATGAGATGGAGATAAGCACACGACCCGAAAAATCAATAGGTACGGACGAGGACTGGGAGAAGGCGGAAAAGGCATTAAAAGAGGTCCTCGACGACCAGAAGCTCCCATATGAGATCAACGAAGGCGATGGGGCGTTTTACGGGCCCAAGATCGACGTAAAGCTGAAAGACGCCATCGGAAGAAAATGGCAGTGCGCCACGATACAGTGCGACTTCGCCCTCCCTGAACGTTTCGACCTCCACTACACAGACAGCGATGGGAAAAGGAAGAGACCCGTCATGCTGCACAGGGTCATTCTCGGCGCTATTGAACGGTTTATCGGCGTCCTGATCGAGCATTACGGCGGACGTTTCCCTGTCTGGCTGTCACCCACGCAGGTAATAATCATGAGCATCACCGACGAGCAGGAACC